TTTCCTCCCCTGTAGTTTTCTTTACGCCCTGATTGCCCACCTCATCTTCGTTGAACGCGCACGGGGATTTCGGAGGCATTCCTCCGCTGACGGGCGGATCACCTCATCCGCAACTTCACTGTAGACCCCTTCGCGCTGCAGCTGTCTGAAAGATTTTTTCACGATCCGGTCTTCCCCCGAATGGAATGTCAGTATGGCAACACGCCCGCCTTTTGCCAGGGCATCCGGCAGCTTTTCCAGAAATTCATATAACACCTCATATTCACTGTTGACATCAATGCGGAGCGCCTGAAATGTCCTCTGGCAGGATTTTTTAATTGCCTCTTTCCTGTCATCAGCCTTAACAGTGCCAAGCGCATTTTCAATGATCTGTCTCAACTGAGTCGTGGTGGAAATATCCGCGCCTTTTTTCCTTGCCGAGATCACAGCCCTTGAGATTTCTTCGGCATACGGTTCATCTGCATTTTCGATCAGCATTCCCCGCAGTTCTTCCCTCGATATCTTCTTCAAACGCTCTGCAGCCGATATCCCCCGCTGAGAATCCAGTCTCAGATCCAGCGGACCTTCCTGTTTATAAGAGAAACCTCTGTCCGGATTATCAATCTGCATGGAGGATACTCCCAGATCCGCCAGCACAAAGTCAAAAGATCCCGCCTCTGATGCCACCTGGTCAATATCTGCAAAATTCAAATGCCTGATCGTCAGGATCTCTTCCCCGTAACCAAGGTCCGCAAGCCGCCTGCGGGTCCTGGCAGATTCGACAGCATCCACATCCAAGGCATACATGTGGCCTTCCCCCTGCAGGCACTTCAGCATTTCCTGTGTATGTCCTCCGTATCCCAGCGTCACATCAAGCCCCGTCTGCCCCGGCCTGATCTGAAGAAACTCTAATATTTCATTCACACATATGGAGATGTGCATGCCGACCGGAGTGCTGCCTTTCTGTATCACATGATCCACAGTCTCCGGGTATTTCTCCGGCTGAAGTTCCTTATATTTCTCTTTATATGACCTGGGATGTGTCCCCTTGTAACGGATCCTCCGCTGATGCCTGTTCTCCTGATTATCCATCGATCTCCTCCTGTATCTTACCGCCGATTATTCTTA
The Ruminococcus gauvreauii genome window above contains:
- the rsmH gene encoding 16S rRNA (cytosine(1402)-N(4))-methyltransferase RsmH — its product is MDNQENRHQRRIRYKGTHPRSYKEKYKELQPEKYPETVDHVIQKGSTPVGMHISICVNEILEFLQIRPGQTGLDVTLGYGGHTQEMLKCLQGEGHMYALDVDAVESARTRRRLADLGYGEEILTIRHLNFADIDQVASEAGSFDFVLADLGVSSMQIDNPDRGFSYKQEGPLDLRLDSQRGISAAERLKKISREELRGMLIENADEPYAEEISRAVISARKKGADISTTTQLRQIIENALGTVKADDRKEAIKKSCQRTFQALRIDVNSEYEVLYEFLEKLPDALAKGGRVAILTFHSGEDRIVKKSFRQLQREGVYSEVADEVIRPSAEECLRNPRARSTKMRWAIRA